The DNA segment taatacaaaatgggAAGATAAATGCGACAAGTACTGAACAACCCCTGAGGTGCCAAGGCGGTGGGTAGACTTCTTAatggtggggcctttgggggaaGTAGATGACTCAGTGTGACTTTccccagagagaggagagctaAGGAAGAACTGTAAACGAGAaggtctggattcaaatccacgACAATCTAACTCTATAACCAAAGCTCTTATGTATATAATCCTCTCCCAATTCTCCACACTGCAATGGCTGATGCACGCCCCATGACAAAAGGGCTGGAAACTGCAAACTAATGGTACTGTGGGCGCCTAGGGATCTCTCCTAGAAACATAACCAAGAAGCTGGGAAAGCATCTGGGCGGGGCGGGGAAGCCAGCCCTTACCCACAGCCAGGTTGAACAGCAAACCCCCCCAGCGCTTATTAAACCGCAGGTAATCGGCCAGGCCAGTGCAATACTCATAGCGGGGGATCCACAGGGGCTGCTCCGTGGTCTCCTCTGACTCCTGGCAGGGATAGAAGAGTCGAAAGAAGCTCCCCTGTAGGAAAGAAGAGAGCAACTGCTCAGAGCAAGAAGCCTGACTCTGCTAGACTTCCCATCAGACACACTCAGAGGGTATCTGAAGTGCCAGCGGGGCAGGGCACCAAAATGGGGAACTTAAGCTCTAATTCATATACCTGAATTTCGCACCCAGAAAATCCAGAAAGGAGCAAATTTATTTTTAGCGTACATGTAAGGCTTACGTGATTTCAAATAGCTGACTAAACTTTGCATTACATCTGGGAGcaccaaaatattttcagtgcttGGATCAGAAAGATTTCAATTCTGGCCCTGAGCCCAGGCCTGGAGGAGCCCCAGGAGTGAGATTAGCCCTCGtgctggatggggtggggggggggggggcatcaccCAGGGCAGTTCTCTGGAAGCGGCAGCACACTCATTTTACACAGGAGTAGGTGAGGGCTTAACAGGAAGTACGTGCCTCTctcaagagagagggggagtctaAGGGCCAGCAGAGAAGCACCTAGGAACTGTTGGAGGGAAAGTCTGGAACCAAAGCAGGAGGGAAAATGGAtgaaggcaggagaggagagagaggagcatgtCTTCCAACCCAGGTCAGGGAGTCAAAGGCCAACAGCACATGGCCCACGGCTCCTCCTCCCATACCTTCAGATTAGCAGGAGACTGAAGACCTTCCCAGCATCAGGCATCTGCTCTAAAGATAAGGCCGCAAGCCCGAGAGCTGCCCTTGGAGCCAGAGCCCGCACCCCCTTTCTTCCTAGCTGGCAAAAGAACCCATCTCTGGCTACCGAGAGGTTTCTAACTGGAGAGACGAAGAAAAAGGTCAGGGAAGACAGACTTGGGGGCTCTATCACCAAATCCAGACCAGCTCTCTGTTTCTTCGGAATGGCTATTAAGTCATGGTGCAGGAAAAAGCAGCAGGGGTGTGTGCGGACAGAGCCGGAGACGCTTACCTGGAGACTCTGACCTTCCATCACATCCCCGCAGCCTACGAGGTGGGGTCCTGTGACAGGGGGAAAGCCCACGGACTGGTTGACCCCCATTTCATCACCAGCTGAGACAAACAACGACCTGGGCAGCGCTGAACTTGATGGCTGAGGGTGGAACATAGAAGAGCCTCTTGCTGGTTTCCTCTTAGCTTCCTGTTGATTCTATGTGTCATCTGCCACCCGTGTCCACTGCTCCTTATCACCCCATCTCCTTGTCAGGGACTCGTTCAGTCTTCCACACCAACCACTGTGCTACCCTGACTTTGTCAAGGTTTAAGGGCTGCTTTGTTGTTGGGGGCAGGGTGAAGAGATGgttggggaaaggaaagagagcttCCACGCTTCTCAAAACCCACTGCCAAGTGCTCActcagcacctactatgtgcccagcacAGCAGTAACTTCTACGTAGAATGTAACCCAGGCTGCGTCCTCATGAGACTAGGAATAACGACGACTAAGATGTACTATTGGCTCTGTGTCAGCACTGAACTAAGCTCTTTACATACAGTACATCACTTCATTCTCTCCACAAATCTCTGAGGAAGGTCCTATGAAGACCctgtttacagataaggaaactaaggcacagggaGGTTGAATAGCTTCCCCAAGTTATACTGCTTCCAGGCagcaaacccaggtctgtctaaTGCAGACCCGAGCTCTTAACCCCTACTGATCCTGCTTGTGCGGAGACTCAGTTGCAGGTTTGCAAAAGCACGGACCTACACTACTGACTATGAAGGAGGCACTTAGGCTGGGCCTTGAGGTATGAGCAAGAtctggaggcaggggagaggaaggaaagcattTCCACACAGAGCAAGAAAGGGCAGCGATAGGGGAAGAGTATGATGTGGCAGGAGATCAAACAGGAGCCTTGAACATGGCAGGTGTGCGTGCTTCGGACTAGCCCACATTCCAGGAGCTCGGCTGCTCCCTAAACAGGAGCTAATGCCATGGCTTCTGTCCCTCTGCAACCTCATCATCACCAGCAACATCGTCATCATTACACCTATGGAATGCCAGGAATGACACCAAGTGCTTTGCTATGTTACTAATTGAAAAattgagatgaggaaactgatgagTTTGCCAGTTAGGTAGATTACCCAAGAACATACAGCtaacagagccagaatttgatCATGAGCAGTGTGGCTCTAACAGTGGAGAATATGGTCAAGCTTCTCAACATGCATTCTATCTTGCCTTCCTGTGTGACTTGGGCGGGGCTGCCCGATCAGCCCTTGGTGTCCCCTGGTCGGTATCTGGATGAAAAGTGGGCACATGACATAGTTGGTCCATTCAGAGCAAAGCTCAGGACTTTTGATCCCTGAGGACGGAAAAGCTCTTTCTTGTTTTGAATGAGAGTGATGTGCAGATACAAAGCCTTGGAATGTGGGAGCTGCTTTGCTACTTCAAGGGCGAAGCTACCCAAGGAGGATGGATAGCAGAGTTGAGCAAATCGGAGAAACGTGAGTCCTATTTGTGAAGACATTAAGACTCTCTTAATCTTTATCTTAAAATGAGgggcagctcagtcagtcaaacgtccgactcctgatttcggcttaggtcgtgatctcgtggttcgtgaggtGCGTgacacagagcccggtgcggggctctgcactcacacgtggagcctgcttgggattctctctctccttctctctctgcctccgtcCACCCTCTGCTCACATGAGCTTTCaagtgcacatgtgtgcacgctctctctctcaaaataaataaatcaacttaaaaaaaaaaaaaagaatctcaccCTCTGAGGAAGACATGGCCGCAGCTACAGCAGAGCTTTGGaggccctgctcctgctcctgacTCACCAAGTTGCTCAGGAAGCCGCACTGCAGCCATGGCTTTTAAAGACACCGGGAAGACACCCGTGGAACCAGAGGTGGCGATTCACCAAATGAGAATGACGCTAACCAGCCGCAACATAAAATCTTTGGGGAAGGTATGTGCTGACTTGATCAGAGGCGCAAAGGAAAAGAATCTCAACGTGAAAGGACCAGTTTGGATGTCTACCAAGACCCTGAGAATCACTACAACAAAAACTCCTTGTGGTGAAGGTTCTAAGACTTGGgatcattttcagatgaggatacACAAACGACTCACTGATTTGCACAGTCCTCCTGAGACTGTTAAGCGGATTACTTCCATCAGTATTGAGCCAGGAGTTGAGGCTGAAGTCACCATTGCAGACGCTTAAATCAACCTCTTTAATAAATTATCAGTTGCTAAAAAGAAAACCTCTAGACTATACATGAAAGGCCTGACCCACTCACTCCTAGATTTTCTAGTTACATGAGTCAGTAAATCCCCTTTTTGTTTAAACTGACTTTAGATTTCTAATGCCTGAACCAAAAGCATCTAAACCGATACGCTAAGTTCCAGCCCCAGATTTTTGGTCATTAcactattctgttttctttaagacACTCTGGGATGGATCAGAAAGTtcaagtcctggggcacctgggtggcttagtcggttgggcagctgactttggctcaggtcatgatctcacgatccgtgaggtcgagccccgcattgggctctgtgctgacagctcagagcctggagcctactttggattctgtgtaacccccctctctctgccccttccccactcgtgctctgtcttgctctatctctcaaaaataagtaaatgttaaaaagaaaattataaaaaaaaaaaagaaagttcaagtCCAAGCATGTCTAGGCAAGAAGAGACCTTAGAGACCATTCCCATCaatcctcccccaccctccccagtaTATACACGTGCTGCTGATGAAGAAATCAAGGTCCTAAGAGGTTAAGTGAACTGATGAACATCACAAGTGTAACTATTACTACACACAGATCTCCTGGCTGCCAACTTCCAACTGTCTGGTCCAGTGGAAAACTCAATAACCGATAATCCTAACGTCATTCTATTTACCTTTGGAATATAATAAGTGATTTTCTTTCTACTACTCTGTAGTAGTAGAACccagttctttttatttacttatttttaaatgtttactttttttttaacgtttatttatttttgagacagagagagacagagcatgaatgggggagggtcagagagagggagacacagaatccgaaacaggctccaggctctgagcggtcagcacagagcctgatgtggggctcgaactcacagaccgcgagatcatgacctgagccgaagtcggccgcttaaccgactgaaccacccaggcgcccccaaatgtttacttttgagagagagagtgcgagtaggtgagggacagagagagagagggacagagacagagaatctaaagcaggctccgtgctatttGCAGACAACTTAACATGAGGctgaactcccaaaccgcgagctcatgacctaaaccaaaatcagagtcggacactcaaccgactgagccacccaggcaccccagaatccaattctttttaaaaagaaactgagcTCCTGATGTAGCCAGTGCACCAGTTAGCCAGAGTGAAActgagcatgtgcatgagcatgTCTCATACCCTGAGCTTTTCCCCTGGTCGTTGAGGGTGTAACCAATGGCGGGCCTCTGCAGGGAAACAGGGCACATGTCACCCACATGACAATGAAGCAGCTCCAAGTTCTAACTGCCATCAAAGAAGGTCAGATAAGAAGATCAGATAGACATAGGAGTTCTGAGAAGAAAACACACTCTGGTATCTTGCCAGTGGAGGGCGGGAGAAGGTGGTAAAGTTAATTTTCAAGGAGAAGAAAGTGCATGAGCTAAGACACAGAGGTAAGAAAGCACACGAGAAACAGCTAGTCATTAGTGACGGATGCGAGGTGACAAAAGAAACGTGTGACAGATACGGAGGGTGGCAGTCTCTCAAGTGCTAGGCTAAAGAGTTGGAATCCACTCTGGAAATGAGGTTGTGGAAATCACCAATATCAAGTCTGAAAGAGCCAAGTTTGAGCCCAGCTCCTTTGCTGCCTAGCTTTCTTACCTCGGGTGGAGCATCTGATCTCACTAAGCCTGATTCCCCATCAGTACAATGAGATGCTATCCATCCTCACAGGGTTGCTAGGGAggtcaaatgaaataatttaaagtgCCCAGTATAGTATCTGGCTCTTATGAAGTATCCAGGAAATATGTGTTGATTGAGTGAAATGTAGAAACAACGGGATTTGGCAACGGAGTGGATTTGTggaggcaagggagagagaagagccaaAGATGAGTCAGGTTTCAGGACTGGGTGACCAGAATGATACTAGCTTCTTACGGGAAAAGATGTTGGTCTTTCTGCATATAAAGAACAGTGCTTGGGATTGGAAATCAGGATAAGTGGAGTTAGACTGCTAAACAGATGGGGGAGTAGAACTCACTGGTAGTCCTGGAAAGTTTCTGGGGAGGGGGTCATTAAGtttggaaataaatacaaatgaaagctaATTGGCCAGAGTGAGGCATACCCAAAAATGAATCTGCATTCCCTGGGCTCACATTAACTGATGTCCaaggaaggcggggggggggggggggggggggaggggatgggaaaatCCAATTTTGCCTACAAGACACCCACACAAAGTATCCAGAGTCATTTCCaataaatgccatataatttTCCAAGGAAATTAGTCCAGGTGTCTTTAATTTGCTTTGTTTAGCTCATCCAAACAATTCAAGGTGGAACCTGTCTAGAAGCCTCTCTACCCATGCAAACCTATTCCATCCATCAAGGCCCAGAGAAATCCCTGGTTCTCTGTGCTTTCCCAAGTCCTTCCACCTTCCCTCCTCTCAAATCTAAGCACTGTCCACATCCCTCACCTCATAACCAATCACGGGCTGCTTTAGGACAGCTCTTGGATTACTGCCTATTCTAGCAGTTTTCGATCAGTGACTTGCCTATGAACAGTTCAAGTAGAACTTAGTTCAGAGGTTCCTGAACCTATCATCACAATCACCTGGGAAACGTTCAAAAGTATAGATTTTAAGGTCCTCGTTCCCAGAGGTCAGTTTTTAAAAGCTGCCCATGTTTCTCATCAGCAAGGTGTGAGAACCTCTGGCCCAGTGGGAACACAGGACTTTTTATTCAGAGATGTAtgcatgcaacaaatatttactgagtgtatACAGTGTTCCAGCCCACCACTGTATATTAATGAAATGATAATGACTAAGATTTCACTTAGTTGAATCCCCATGGCCACCTAGAAGCATGTTCTTGCTGGTTACAAGGCTTAATGTAGCGCCTTGCATATAACTACTCGCAAGAATTAATTTATCCAATGAATCTGATTTAGTTTTTTACACACTTAGGCCTCATTTCTTTGGATATACTAGAGATAAAGGCTG comes from the Acinonyx jubatus isolate Ajub_Pintada_27869175 chromosome C1, VMU_Ajub_asm_v1.0, whole genome shotgun sequence genome and includes:
- the LOC106977620 gene encoding 40S ribosomal protein S20-like: MAFKDTGKTPVEPEVAIHQMRMTLTSRNIKSLGKVCADLIRGAKEKNLNVKGPVWMSTKTLRITTTKTPCGEGSKTWDHFQMRIHKRLTDLHSPPETVKRITSISIEPGVEAEVTIADA